A single window of uncultured Methanospirillum sp. DNA harbors:
- a CDS encoding acetolactate synthase, producing the protein MNCEKYIIRQISLFSENKPGRLAAMAKVCQEEEINILAFSIAEADGFGVIRALVDKPDLAHKKLTELGFNVAFTHVIGVEMKDVPGGLYQIASRLADAMINIEYSYAYSGKDRAVLILRVDQVEEAIRLLLENQFTIIASSTIH; encoded by the coding sequence ATGAACTGTGAAAAATATATCATCAGGCAGATCTCGCTCTTCTCTGAGAACAAACCAGGCAGGCTTGCTGCAATGGCAAAGGTGTGCCAGGAAGAGGAAATAAATATTCTTGCATTCTCGATAGCCGAGGCAGATGGGTTTGGTGTCATCAGGGCACTCGTGGACAAGCCTGACCTCGCTCACAAGAAACTGACCGAACTTGGATTTAACGTGGCCTTCACCCATGTAATCGGGGTCGAGATGAAGGATGTACCCGGAGGTCTCTATCAGATAGCCTCCAGACTCGCAGATGCGATGATCAACATCGAGTACTCATACGCATATTCGGGTAAAGATCGCGCTGTGCTGATTCTGCGTGTCGATCAGGTGGAAGAAGCGATCCGCCTGCTTCTGGAGAATCAGTTCACCATCATTGCTTCTTCAACGATCCACTAA
- a CDS encoding DJ-1/PfpI family protein → MTGQKKVLIVIAPRNFRDEELTEPINYLERAGISYDVISTSRGLAVGMMGGKMLIEHTISDINEGDIGQYSGIIIIGGGGTPEYLWNNRSLLNLVQKFDKQESIVSAICLAPAVLGQAGVLKDKKATVWNDDQAIDEIRKGGGIFTSSPVVVDGRIITGSGPTAAAAFGEKVAGAVNNL, encoded by the coding sequence ATGACAGGTCAAAAGAAGGTCCTCATTGTAATTGCACCCCGGAATTTCAGGGATGAAGAACTAACCGAACCGATCAACTACCTGGAGCGAGCAGGTATCTCCTATGATGTGATCTCAACCAGTCGTGGACTGGCTGTCGGAATGATGGGAGGAAAGATGCTCATTGAACACACGATAAGCGATATCAATGAGGGCGATATCGGCCAGTATTCTGGGATCATCATCATAGGTGGTGGAGGCACTCCCGAATATCTCTGGAACAACCGCTCACTTCTCAATCTCGTCCAAAAATTTGACAAACAGGAGAGCATTGTAAGTGCGATCTGTCTTGCCCCGGCTGTTCTGGGACAAGCAGGAGTTCTGAAAGATAAGAAGGCAACTGTCTGGAATGATGATCAGGCTATTGATGAGATCAGGAAGGGTGGAGGAATCTTCACAAGCAGCCCGGTAGTCGTTGACGGACGGATAATCACCGGGAGCGGGCCGACAGCAGCTGCAGCATTTGGCGAAAAGGTTGCTGGTGCAGTAAACAACCTGTAA
- a CDS encoding S-adenosylmethionine decarboxylase: MIDVLVPTREGVATVPPKSDQETMEEFKTRNSWGLYMSVDLRNCNPESIRDAGKIREFVVELCDLIKMNRFGEPQIINFGPCERVAGFSMTQLIETSCITAHFANETNTAYIDIFSCKEYAPQLTADFCREFFGADSMDVHISFRN, encoded by the coding sequence ATGATAGACGTACTTGTTCCGACCAGAGAAGGAGTGGCAACCGTCCCTCCAAAGTCCGATCAGGAGACTATGGAAGAGTTTAAGACCCGCAATTCATGGGGTCTTTACATGAGTGTGGATCTGAGAAACTGCAACCCTGAAAGCATCCGCGATGCAGGTAAGATCCGTGAGTTCGTAGTTGAACTCTGTGACCTGATCAAGATGAATCGGTTTGGTGAACCTCAGATCATCAACTTTGGACCCTGTGAGCGCGTAGCTGGATTCTCTATGACACAACTCATAGAGACCTCATGTATCACCGCTCACTTTGCAAACGAGACGAACACCGCATATATTGATATATTCTCCTGCAAGGAGTATGCACCCCAACTCACAGCAGACTTCTGCCGTGAATTCTTCGGTGCAGACTCCATGGATGTTCACATCTCGTTCCGCAACTAA
- a CDS encoding DUF5803 family protein has protein sequence MSALNVTYQVDDDGTRYHAVATVNVTDRYEFMQSGALGEQVPLKVTNITLFQNGVNTTFTEERGGIRFPSGNYSITYDGQISGNTFQSQLPEPGSLSILLPDRYKVDNPLLTSIQPSGSHVNRSMNQTIVTWDKARYFDIRFYDANQENLLGIFTQFWLIIAVMLLLPFLFSRGQG, from the coding sequence GTGTCAGCTCTGAATGTCACATATCAGGTTGATGATGACGGGACCAGATACCATGCGGTGGCTACAGTAAACGTTACAGATAGGTATGAGTTCATGCAGAGCGGAGCACTTGGTGAACAGGTCCCGCTCAAAGTGACTAATATCACTCTCTTTCAGAATGGCGTAAACACTACTTTCACAGAGGAACGTGGTGGGATCAGGTTCCCTTCCGGGAATTATTCGATCACCTATGACGGCCAGATCTCTGGAAACACATTCCAGAGTCAACTCCCTGAACCTGGCTCGCTCTCAATCCTCCTTCCTGATCGATACAAAGTGGACAACCCACTCCTGACCTCCATTCAGCCGAGCGGATCGCATGTGAACCGTAGTATGAACCAGACCATTGTCACCTGGGATAAGGCAAGATATTTTGATATCAGGTTTTATGATGCCAACCAGGAGAATCTGCTTGGGATATTTACTCAGTTCTGGCTCATCATTGCTGTGATGCTTCTTCTTCCGTTTCTCTTCTCACGGGGTCAGGGCTGA
- the thrC gene encoding threonine synthase, with translation MFDLVCVRCGESYPADTVLYSCRKCGHLLEVRYDLASINITRRDWLSRPLSVWRYRELLPVKREPVTLHEGGTPLYHLKRIGEELGMKELYAKHEGMNPSGSFKDRGMTVGVSMALQLGMSSVACASTGNTSASLAVYGAKAGIPTIVLLPVGKVALGKVAQALMHGARVISIKGNFDRALEMVRDLCESKGIYLLNSINPYRLEGQKTIGFEVIDQLDGKVPDRMVLPVGNAGNISAVYKGILELKALGFVDKMPMMTGIQAAGSQPVVRAIREGLPEVIPDENPETVATAIRIGAPVNAEKVLTAIRGSGGTADSVTDDEILAMQCDLARKEGIGVEPASAASVAGVKKLVESGVIDRDEQVVCVVTGHLLKDPETVIKQCAPPIECEATLESLLAALQL, from the coding sequence ATGTTTGATCTCGTATGTGTCAGATGTGGAGAATCATATCCCGCTGACACAGTTCTATATTCCTGTAGGAAATGCGGTCATCTTCTTGAGGTCAGGTATGATCTCGCATCCATCAATATCACCCGCAGGGACTGGCTCTCCCGTCCCCTTTCTGTATGGCGGTATCGTGAACTTCTCCCGGTGAAACGCGAGCCTGTCACCCTGCATGAAGGGGGGACCCCGCTGTACCATCTGAAACGTATTGGTGAAGAGCTTGGAATGAAGGAACTTTATGCCAAGCATGAGGGGATGAATCCTTCAGGCTCTTTTAAGGACAGGGGTATGACAGTCGGTGTCTCCATGGCTCTTCAGCTTGGCATGAGCTCGGTTGCCTGCGCCAGCACTGGCAATACCTCAGCATCACTCGCAGTTTATGGGGCAAAAGCAGGAATTCCAACCATTGTACTGCTGCCAGTCGGAAAGGTGGCCCTCGGAAAGGTTGCCCAGGCTCTTATGCATGGGGCGCGGGTCATCTCGATCAAAGGGAACTTTGATCGTGCTCTTGAGATGGTTCGCGACCTCTGTGAAAGCAAGGGAATCTATCTGCTCAATTCGATAAATCCGTACCGCCTAGAAGGCCAGAAGACGATCGGGTTTGAAGTGATCGATCAGCTTGACGGGAAGGTACCTGACCGGATGGTTCTCCCTGTTGGGAATGCTGGAAACATATCTGCAGTCTATAAAGGGATTCTGGAACTGAAGGCATTGGGTTTTGTTGACAAGATGCCGATGATGACTGGTATCCAGGCAGCAGGATCCCAGCCAGTGGTCAGAGCTATCCGCGAAGGTCTTCCTGAAGTGATCCCTGATGAAAACCCTGAAACTGTTGCAACTGCTATCAGGATCGGTGCTCCGGTAAATGCTGAAAAGGTTCTCACCGCGATCCGGGGAAGCGGTGGAACTGCAGATTCGGTCACCGATGATGAGATTCTCGCCATGCAGTGTGACCTCGCACGCAAGGAGGGTATCGGTGTGGAGCCTGCATCAGCTGCATCAGTAGCAGGTGTAAAGAAACTGGTCGAGTCAGGGGTTATCGACCGGGATGAACAGGTGGTCTGTGTGGTCACCGGTCATCTCCTCAAGGACCCTGAAACGGTGATTAAACAGTGTGCCCCTCCAATCGAATGCGAAGCAACACTCGAGTCATTACTGGCTGCACTACAGCTCTGA
- a CDS encoding response regulator, which translates to MATIMVIDDSPFIVDIFVTMLERGGYTVYSANSGPEGIELLKSVTPDLILLDIMMEPMDGWETLVAIKQNFSTKDIPVMMLTAKQLTPQEAQEYGMYIEDYILKPVTHSELYSAIEGVISRRQQILDDMSKAKDGGFEDALINEYGRLVKSVEITKRLLKLLSATYDLSDPSMKLSDDINIAIRSMETNLKFQEMRVSQIREQFSGKPA; encoded by the coding sequence ATGGCCACTATAATGGTTATTGATGACAGTCCGTTCATCGTGGATATCTTTGTGACAATGCTTGAGCGGGGTGGATATACTGTTTATTCTGCCAACAGTGGTCCTGAAGGGATTGAACTGCTTAAGAGTGTAACGCCTGATCTCATCCTTCTGGATATCATGATGGAGCCTATGGACGGATGGGAAACCCTCGTTGCGATCAAGCAGAATTTTTCAACCAAGGATATCCCCGTCATGATGCTCACGGCCAAACAACTCACCCCCCAGGAGGCACAGGAGTACGGGATGTATATTGAGGATTACATTCTCAAACCTGTCACCCATTCCGAACTGTATTCTGCGATTGAGGGAGTCATCAGCAGAAGGCAGCAGATTCTGGACGATATGAGCAAGGCAAAGGATGGTGGATTCGAAGATGCACTCATCAACGAATATGGCCGTCTGGTCAAAAGTGTCGAGATTACCAAGCGTCTTCTCAAGCTTCTTTCTGCAACGTATGATCTCTCGGATCCTTCAATGAAATTATCAGACGATATAAATATTGCAATCAGGAGTATGGAGACAAACCTGAAGTTTCAGGAGATGCGTGTCTCGCAGATCAGAGAGCAGTTCTCAGGTAAACCTGCCTGA
- a CDS encoding roadblock/LC7 domain-containing protein, with translation MLKEKIAGIIEDITKVGGVRLCALVSRDGIMLGKHAAGDFNEAWFAAMCATLLASAESAAVIIKVQSPEMVTIQSSDGTLIIMGAGDKILLTTLIDPSADMATVTATLREIAEDVGGSF, from the coding sequence ATGCTCAAGGAGAAGATAGCCGGTATCATCGAGGATATCACGAAGGTAGGGGGGGTACGGCTTTGTGCACTCGTCTCGCGGGATGGGATAATGCTGGGTAAGCATGCCGCAGGTGACTTCAATGAGGCATGGTTTGCGGCAATGTGCGCAACTCTCCTCGCCTCGGCAGAGTCTGCGGCAGTTATCATTAAAGTCCAGTCTCCGGAGATGGTCACGATTCAGTCGTCGGACGGTACTCTGATCATCATGGGAGCGGGCGACAAGATCCTGCTCACTACTCTGATCGACCCGTCGGCAGATATGGCAACAGTTACTGCAACTCTGCGGGAGATCGCAGAGGATGTTGGGGGGAGTTTCTGA
- a CDS encoding ARMT1-like domain-containing protein gives MHHDDRCFDCLLSRVRLEAELVDLPSEKFEPLMEHATKLLGFLQETPYTHPVIASLLHRSVYYQLGTTDPFLRLKEQSNIEATKALDLVRKHLADFRSLVTAAVIGNIFDYGVRGHTISEDFVAFFRDEFASGLVIDDTDRILPLAGRVVYLTDNCGELVFDRLLIEYLKKQGSYVTVVVRDAPILNDATMTEAKDIGLGVIADHVYTNGAGAEIGIRFDLLPAHVQKELDTCTLIISKGMANYESLREETGLPPTAYLLAAKCEPIAEELGVHRGAKLAMLRSR, from the coding sequence ATGCATCATGATGATCGCTGTTTTGACTGTTTGTTATCACGGGTACGGCTTGAAGCAGAACTCGTAGATCTTCCATCTGAAAAGTTTGAGCCACTCATGGAGCACGCAACCAAACTCCTTGGCTTCCTCCAGGAGACTCCATATACCCATCCGGTGATCGCAAGCCTGCTTCATCGGTCCGTGTATTATCAGTTAGGAACAACCGATCCCTTTCTCAGGCTCAAAGAGCAGTCAAACATAGAAGCGACAAAGGCACTTGATCTTGTTAGAAAGCACCTGGCCGATTTCAGAAGTCTGGTCACAGCCGCAGTCATTGGTAACATCTTTGATTATGGTGTAAGGGGACACACCATCAGCGAAGATTTTGTTGCATTCTTCAGGGATGAGTTTGCATCAGGGCTGGTTATCGATGACACTGACAGGATCCTCCCATTGGCCGGGCGCGTTGTGTACCTTACTGACAACTGCGGTGAACTTGTATTTGACAGGCTGCTCATTGAATACCTGAAGAAGCAGGGATCATATGTCACCGTGGTAGTGCGGGACGCTCCTATTCTCAATGACGCAACAATGACCGAAGCAAAGGATATCGGACTTGGTGTGATCGCTGATCATGTTTACACCAACGGGGCAGGAGCAGAGATCGGAATAAGGTTTGACCTGCTTCCGGCTCACGTGCAGAAGGAACTTGATACCTGCACTCTTATCATTTCAAAGGGAATGGCAAACTATGAGAGCCTGCGGGAAGAAACGGGCCTCCCCCCGACAGCATACCTGTTGGCAGCCAAGTGCGAACCCATTGCTGAAGAACTCGGTGTTCACAGGGGTGCCAAACTCGCGATGCTCAGATCCCGTTAG
- a CDS encoding NfeD family protein yields MAVEGLSYGWLVILAGTFLIALEVFSPGFFLLVPGTVLIIIGILLLLGIDIFSTNIGILVGVGIAIAAALATVFAYSRMTPAGQKPYTISMDSLIGKEGVLTKAADEQSLDGKATIEGQVWSAKTETGTISEGARIRVISSKGVHIVVEEIV; encoded by the coding sequence ATGGCCGTTGAGGGATTGTCATATGGATGGCTTGTAATTCTTGCAGGCACATTTCTTATCGCTCTTGAAGTATTCTCTCCAGGATTCTTCCTGTTAGTACCCGGGACGGTCCTTATCATCATCGGGATACTGCTTCTGCTCGGCATAGATATCTTCAGCACAAACATCGGCATTCTCGTCGGAGTTGGCATCGCAATTGCAGCAGCTCTTGCCACAGTTTTTGCATATAGCAGAATGACCCCCGCTGGTCAGAAACCCTATACCATCAGCATGGACTCACTCATCGGAAAAGAAGGGGTGCTTACAAAGGCAGCTGATGAGCAGTCACTTGATGGAAAGGCAACCATCGAGGGGCAGGTATGGAGTGCAAAAACTGAGACGGGCACTATTTCGGAAGGAGCAAGGATAAGAGTTATCTCCTCGAAGGGTGTGCATATTGTTGTTGAGGAGATTGTGTAA
- a CDS encoding SPFH domain-containing protein: MAFIETFITIVLIIIILIIFARGVVIIQPYEQGLQIRLGQYIGRMNQGFRWVVPFITQVVKLDLRTLVIDIPSQEVITKDNSPTNVDAIVYIRVIDPEKAFFEVANYRMATVALAQTSLRGIIGDMELDEVLYNRESINTRLRDILDRETDQWGVKVERVEIKEVDPVGAVKQAMTEQTAAERERRAAILRADGEKRSAILKAEGLKKSMILEAEGERQSKILKADGERMSQILRSQGEAQGLRVLSIGARSLDKRAITVLSLDALKTMSAGQATKIIFPFEISSLIRQGAKFLGATEEMDESESTAVNLDDSLLGDIPSAEYIAEVVKSIEDETKAIMKEGQAPEIEISDKDVTVEKKLISE, translated from the coding sequence ATGGCATTTATTGAGACGTTTATCACCATTGTTCTGATCATCATCATCCTGATCATCTTCGCACGGGGAGTGGTTATTATCCAGCCGTACGAACAGGGACTCCAGATCAGGCTGGGACAATATATCGGAAGGATGAACCAGGGGTTCCGCTGGGTGGTCCCGTTTATAACACAGGTTGTCAAGTTGGATCTCAGGACACTGGTTATCGACATCCCATCACAGGAGGTCATCACCAAAGATAACTCTCCAACCAATGTGGACGCGATCGTCTACATACGGGTTATCGATCCCGAAAAGGCATTCTTTGAGGTTGCAAATTACCGGATGGCAACTGTCGCACTTGCCCAGACATCCCTGCGTGGTATCATCGGTGACATGGAGCTCGATGAGGTCCTCTACAACCGTGAATCAATAAACACCCGGCTCAGGGATATCCTGGATCGAGAGACTGATCAGTGGGGTGTGAAGGTTGAGCGGGTTGAGATCAAAGAAGTTGACCCGGTCGGTGCAGTCAAGCAGGCAATGACAGAGCAGACTGCCGCCGAGAGGGAACGCCGTGCAGCAATTCTCAGAGCTGACGGAGAGAAGAGGTCTGCTATCCTGAAGGCTGAAGGACTGAAGAAGAGTATGATCCTTGAGGCAGAAGGAGAGCGGCAGAGTAAGATCCTGAAGGCTGATGGTGAGAGGATGTCCCAGATCCTGAGGTCTCAGGGTGAAGCACAAGGTTTGAGAGTTCTCTCAATCGGTGCACGTTCTCTGGATAAGCGGGCTATCACCGTCCTTTCCCTGGACGCATTAAAGACGATGTCAGCAGGTCAGGCAACCAAGATCATCTTCCCGTTCGAGATCTCAAGCCTGATCCGTCAGGGTGCCAAATTCCTCGGTGCTACTGAAGAGATGGATGAGAGCGAGTCCACGGCTGTGAATCTGGATGACAGCCTTCTTGGAGACATCCCCTCTGCTGAATATATTGCCGAAGTAGTAAAGTCAATCGAGGACGAGACAAAGGCTATCATGAAGGAAGGTCAGGCACCAGAAATTGAGATCAGCGATAAAGATGTGACTGTCGAGAAAAAACTGATATCAGAATGA
- a CDS encoding response regulator, translating to MSTGLKVLYIDDEALLKMAFVETLKQQGYDARGAISGKEALELIDADIPDIIILDVMMKPMDGWETLSHIKNKEATRNVPIIMQTGKSLTIKDVIRYGDQIEDYLIKPVRLPDLVKSVEGVRDRKEMISKEVDQATTRGGDADLIAEYAQVRHRTLIGKRLITILGRIYPIKTDGTIETDFDMPELHEIINRFEAESKRCQDLHKILF from the coding sequence ATGTCTACCGGTCTGAAAGTCCTGTATATTGATGACGAAGCACTGCTGAAGATGGCGTTTGTTGAGACGCTGAAGCAACAGGGATATGATGCACGGGGAGCAATATCAGGGAAGGAAGCGTTAGAACTGATAGATGCTGACATCCCGGATATCATCATCCTCGATGTGATGATGAAACCGATGGACGGATGGGAGACACTCTCCCATATCAAGAACAAGGAGGCAACCAGGAATGTTCCCATCATCATGCAGACCGGAAAAAGCCTCACCATCAAGGATGTCATCAGGTACGGGGACCAGATAGAAGATTATCTTATAAAACCAGTACGCCTCCCCGATCTCGTGAAGTCGGTGGAAGGAGTAAGGGACCGCAAAGAGATGATAAGTAAGGAAGTGGATCAGGCAACTACACGAGGTGGAGATGCTGATCTCATCGCCGAGTACGCACAGGTACGACACAGGACACTCATCGGTAAGCGCCTGATCACAATATTGGGACGAATTTATCCGATAAAAACCGATGGCACCATTGAAACCGATTTTGATATGCCCGAACTGCATGAAATAATCAACCGGTTTGAAGCGGAGAGCAAAAGGTGTCAGGACCTGCATAAGATCCTGTTCTGA
- the pap gene encoding polyphosphate:AMP phosphotransferase, translating to MLETFDLSIKIPKDEYSSIADPLSIGTGELQREVRKRGKSVIIVFEGWRGSGISQVINKILHAFDPRGVRVYATDEPNDVERDHSLMWRFWTKVPPYGQIAIFDRSWYTSMLIEQFERSRTDEIPSDSISDIIGFEEQIAGDGNLIIKFFLHISKQEQKKRLSDLEDDPFTYQARYLRRIEGFYQYGQYLPVIEKMLMKTDLPASPWVIVEAEQIKYAHVKVLRTINSMIEGWLASLDEVSTESSQFFAVQGVMKNIGETCILDTVDLTKSYTKDEYKPLMEQLQEDLKKIQFATYRQGVPVVIVFEGWDAAGKGGCIIRLTNPLNPRGYVVEPIGAPNDYEKLHHYLWRFYPKFPRKGHITIFDRSWYGRVLVERVEKFCHEDEWQRAYHEINAMEEQLARNGVVIVKFWLHIDQDEQLKRFTERENSEYKRYKITDEDWRNRKKWDEYELAVNTMIRKTSTPEAPWTIIPANNKYFARIMTIRTVIEAIEKKIDENGAL from the coding sequence ATGCTCGAGACTTTTGATCTCTCAATAAAAATTCCCAAAGACGAATACTCCTCAATCGCAGATCCCCTCAGCATCGGAACCGGTGAACTGCAGCGTGAGGTTCGTAAACGTGGGAAGTCGGTAATTATTGTCTTTGAAGGGTGGAGGGGATCAGGGATCTCACAGGTGATCAATAAAATATTGCACGCATTTGATCCCCGTGGTGTCCGTGTATACGCAACTGACGAACCTAATGATGTAGAACGGGACCACTCCCTGATGTGGCGATTCTGGACCAAGGTTCCTCCATACGGGCAGATCGCAATTTTTGACAGGAGTTGGTATACCTCAATGCTCATTGAGCAGTTTGAGCGGTCACGGACGGATGAAATACCTTCTGATAGCATCTCTGACATCATTGGGTTTGAAGAGCAGATTGCCGGTGATGGTAACCTCATCATCAAGTTCTTTCTTCACATCAGTAAGCAGGAACAGAAGAAACGTCTGTCAGATCTGGAGGATGATCCCTTTACATATCAGGCCCGGTATCTCCGGAGAATAGAGGGTTTTTATCAGTATGGGCAGTATCTTCCGGTTATCGAGAAGATGCTGATGAAGACTGATCTTCCCGCAAGTCCCTGGGTGATCGTCGAGGCTGAACAGATCAAGTATGCTCATGTGAAAGTTCTCAGAACGATAAACTCCATGATAGAGGGTTGGCTGGCAAGTCTTGATGAAGTGTCAACTGAAAGTTCCCAGTTTTTTGCAGTTCAGGGAGTGATGAAGAACATCGGTGAAACCTGCATCCTTGATACTGTTGACCTCACGAAGTCCTACACCAAGGACGAGTATAAACCGCTCATGGAGCAACTTCAGGAGGATCTCAAAAAGATACAATTTGCAACCTACCGCCAGGGTGTTCCTGTTGTCATCGTCTTTGAGGGGTGGGATGCGGCAGGAAAAGGGGGATGCATCATCCGGCTTACTAATCCCCTTAATCCACGAGGGTATGTCGTGGAACCTATCGGGGCACCGAATGACTATGAGAAACTGCATCATTATCTCTGGAGATTTTACCCGAAATTCCCCCGCAAAGGTCACATCACTATATTTGATCGTTCATGGTATGGCAGGGTTCTCGTGGAGCGGGTGGAGAAGTTCTGCCACGAGGATGAATGGCAGCGAGCATATCATGAGATCAACGCCATGGAAGAGCAACTGGCGAGAAACGGGGTTGTGATCGTTAAGTTCTGGCTCCATATCGATCAGGACGAGCAGTTAAAACGGTTTACTGAACGTGAAAACAGTGAGTACAAACGGTATAAGATAACCGATGAAGACTGGCGGAACCGAAAGAAGTGGGATGAGTATGAACTTGCGGTTAATACCATGATCCGCAAGACGAGCACGCCCGAGGCTCCGTGGACCATCATTCCCGCGAACAACAAGTATTTCGCACGGATCATGACCATCAGAACAGTTATCGAAGCGATAGAAAAGAAGATAGATGAGAATGGGGCACTCTGA
- a CDS encoding YkgJ family cysteine cluster protein: MTDPFLNRELARFTEELKLLSDFPEEDLVRIIKEVGFSCTGCGGCCTAGQNGHVFLLDHDTRRAKEICPDTIIPAPFFEVCDKNGNFYVSGYALRTNPDGSCVHLIERRCQIYNDRFSICRVYPYMLHREPDEKGRLSFRQISGLNEHGEYNTLISEKESVSLAQETRSYEEGWLIQMIGFYRSLIDLFERTGEKNVRKIYDQQMRAFLKGEPVRVFVFYEDEFTPHTIRIQDYRGIIQVQM; encoded by the coding sequence ATGACAGATCCTTTCCTGAACAGGGAACTGGCACGGTTTACAGAAGAACTCAAACTCCTGTCTGATTTCCCTGAAGAGGACCTTGTCAGGATAATCAAAGAAGTTGGTTTTTCCTGTACAGGATGCGGGGGGTGCTGTACTGCCGGACAAAACGGGCATGTTTTCCTGCTTGACCATGATACCAGGCGGGCAAAGGAGATATGTCCTGATACGATCATCCCCGCACCTTTTTTTGAGGTCTGCGACAAGAATGGAAATTTTTATGTGTCAGGGTATGCCCTCCGTACCAACCCAGACGGATCCTGTGTTCACCTTATTGAGAGACGGTGCCAAATCTACAACGATCGATTCTCGATATGCAGGGTTTATCCCTATATGCTCCACCGCGAACCTGATGAAAAGGGCAGACTGTCATTCAGGCAGATCAGCGGTCTGAATGAACATGGCGAGTATAATACCCTGATCAGTGAGAAAGAAAGCGTCAGCCTGGCTCAGGAGACCAGATCATACGAAGAGGGATGGCTCATACAGATGATCGGGTTCTACAGATCATTGATCGATCTTTTTGAAAGAACTGGGGAGAAGAATGTCAGAAAGATATATGATCAGCAGATGAGGGCATTTCTCAAAGGGGAGCCTGTGAGAGTTTTTGTCTTCTACGAGGACGAGTTTACTCCTCATACCATCAGAATCCAGGACTACAGAGGAATTATTCAGGTACAGATGTGA
- a CDS encoding tryptophan transporter, with amino-acid sequence MKSQDIAIVGILLAVGAIARLIATALVPSPIVPNFVIIFYCLAIMLIAPRFKEALGIGIVGGIISALISHSLFPPANLISEPLGAIVCLGVFLATRERIKFAPALATLIATVVSGLTFVAIVMVLVMVAPGMLYKAFTATSLYAFFSLMMFTIVLPTSILNTVVAQILYLPAARVLSRGRA; translated from the coding sequence ATGAAGTCACAGGATATTGCTATTGTTGGAATTCTCCTCGCTGTGGGAGCGATCGCACGTCTGATTGCAACCGCACTCGTGCCCTCCCCAATTGTACCGAACTTTGTGATCATCTTTTACTGTCTTGCGATCATGCTCATTGCCCCCAGATTTAAAGAGGCTCTCGGGATAGGAATCGTCGGAGGTATCATCAGTGCATTGATCAGCCACTCGCTCTTTCCCCCTGCAAACCTGATCAGCGAACCGCTCGGAGCAATCGTCTGTCTCGGAGTATTCCTCGCAACCAGAGAGAGGATCAAGTTTGCACCTGCATTAGCAACCCTGATTGCAACGGTGGTAAGTGGTCTGACATTTGTTGCGATCGTTATGGTGCTTGTGATGGTTGCTCCAGGAATGTTGTATAAGGCTTTCACTGCAACAAGCCTGTATGCATTCTTCAGCCTGATGATGTTCACCATCGTCCTCCCGACATCCATCCTCAATACGGTGGTCGCCCAAATCCTCTACCTTCCAGCAGCACGTGTCCTTTCCCGGGGAAGGGCATGA